The Candida dubliniensis CD36 chromosome 2, complete sequence genome contains a region encoding:
- a CDS encoding hypothetical GPI-anchored protein, conserved (Signal peptide predicted by SignalP 2.0 HMM (Signal peptide probability 0.998, signal anchor probability 0.001) with cleavage site probability 0.907 between residues 19 and 20;~GPI-Anchor Signal predicted by DGPI v2.04 with cleavage site probability 0.696 near 531) has product MKFSTVFTAAFAMGTVVSAQQVVTPASDPLALELTERNLDGLYELQERDLFSVVEGLFSSINYTSILDSIDFESIAGWTNNLLVENNNIEYLDDILNFLGDTDLVPFAISYLLSNNETRGIIGEVVIDALPLIKDIDPTPIFVALKNSGLAYVLVADLIKNPNTIPFVKQVVVDLLDEGSFGLGDLFGGSSDATTTAVAIDSLTTINTNIDLTVAAAPATVAQSIGSIDTSSLAVLFSEARTANGNGATKVANTVSVTAQVTNVATNAKATTAVATGEINYSGITGPAYESVPPTQFGAVPTSINYSALSQITGALRKREYNDAVESALREMQKREEGIDDVEIALRKMKRDNIEDLLTTIFSSVARSNLLNTTIQYLVTDQRFESTVVEILQGVFENIGSTLTGVLDTDWSALQPLVSSLLNSGLLTDFISRAFNDDELKAALWNDISSIFKRDMAFRDEIVKRSNGTITSLPVSDFITGAATATSALDGANGTLSSLDVTAFINTVSHSFTTSNASSSAVITIQSDNAGSSFGSGFYSTIFAVFGLFAMMI; this is encoded by the coding sequence ATGAAGTTCTCGACAGTTTTTACGGCTGCCTTTGCAATGGGCACTGTTGTGCTGGCACAGCAAGTTGTCACACCAGCATCTGATCCTTTAGCCTTGGAATTAACTGAAAGAAATTTAGATGGTCTTTACGAATTACAAGAAAGAGATTTATTTTCTGTTGTTGAGGGGTTATTTAGTAGCATCAACTACACTAGCATTTTGGATTCCATCGactttgaatcaattgctGGATGGACAAATAATTTGTTGgttgaaaacaataatatagAATATTTGGATGACATCTTGAACTTTTTAGGTGACACAGATTTAGTTCCATTTGCCATCAGTTATCTTTTGAGCAATAACGAAACAAGAGGCATTATTGGGGAAGTTGTAATCGACGCTTTACCACTTATCAAAGATATTGATCCAACTCCAATTTTTGTTGCGTTGAAGAATTCGGGATTGGCATATGTTTTGGTCGctgatttgattaaaaatCCAAACACAATTCCATTTGTTAAacaagttgttgttgatttgttgGATGAAGGTTCCTTTGGCTTGGGTGATTTGTTTGGGGGATCTTCTGACGCTACAACTACTGCTGTTGCCATTGACTCATTAACCACAATCAATACAAACATAGATTTAACTGTTGCTGCTGCACCAGCAACTGTCGCTCAATCCATTGGAAGTATTGATACTTCTTCGTTAGCTGTACTTTTTTCTGAAGCTAGAACTGCAAATGGAAATGGTGCTACTAAAGTTGCTAATACTGTTTCGGTAACAGCCCAAGTCACTAATGTTGCTACTAATGCCAAGGCTACTACTGCTGTTGCGACCGGTGAAATAAACTATAGTGGTATTACTGGTCCAGCCTACGAATCTGTACCACCAACTCAATTTGGTGCTGTGCCCACTTCCATTAATTACTCTGCTTTGTCTCAAATCACTGGTGCtttaagaaaaagagaatacAACGATGCTGTTGAATCTGCTTTAAGAGAAATGCagaaaagagaagaagGGATCGATGACGTAGAAATTGCTTTGAGAAAAATGAAGAGAGACAACATTGAAGATTTGTTGACcacaattttttcatcGGTTGCTAGatccaatttattaaacacAACTATTCAATATTTGGTGACGGATCAACGATTTGAAAGCACCgttgttgaaattttacaaggtgtatttgaaaatatcgGATCCACTTTAACTGGTGTTTTGGACACTGATTGGTCTGCCTTACAACCCTTAGTTAGCTCCTTATTGAACTCTGGTTTATTAACAGACTTTATTAGCAGAGCCTTTAacgatgatgaattaaaagCTGCACTTTGGAATGATATTTCCCTGATTTTCAAAAGAGACATGGCCTTCAGAGATGAAATTGTAAAACGTTCTAATGGTACCATTACCTCCTTGCCAGTTTCAGATTTCATTACTGGTGCTGCAACTGCAACTTCGGCATTAGATGGTGCTAATGGCACACTTTCTTCCTTAGACGTTACTGCATTCATCAACACTGTTTCACATTCTTTTACTACTTCCAATGCTTCTAGCAGTGCTGTTATTACTATACAATCTGACAATGCCGGTTCTTCTTTTGGATCTGGGTTCTACTCAACTATTTTTGCTGTTTTTGGATTGTTTgcaatgatgatttaa